The DNA window tGATAAAACTATAGGTAAGTCATTTTGTACAACACCATATTTGTCTTCCTTTAATGACGCTGATACGATATAGGCTAAACCTTCGCATGTCCATATAACTGGCTGTGCTTGAATAAGAATAAATTTCAGCTTAGTGTCGACAAGTTctccaaaaaaataattgatgcCAGGTTTTTGAGAAAGTTTAACaaggaaatttttaaattccaaTTTCATAGCAGTAGCAAAAGTATCATCCACCTCATTTTTGTTGTGATCTTTCAGCTCCAGTAAATGTGGTGATTGAGCCATATTTCTTAATGATCTTGAGTAAACAGAAGGTGGTGTTACTGGAGCGATTGCATTAAAAGTTTTTCTACTGTTTGTATTTTCAGCTTCAACTGAATGagaatcattattaattttgtctaaCTCactattaaattgattaatcaTTTGCAGACATTTCTCCAGCAAGTTATTCCAGTTTCTTGGATGGCCACCGGGTTGGGATAGAGTAAAAATTTGTGAGCGTCTAGCATAATCCATAAGTGACATGTATTTTAAGTCTTGAGCACCCAAATAACCAGTAAATTGTAATCTTTGTGATAGAGCATTGTTTAATGTGAACTGGTTATCACCTTCAATTGGGAACTTCATTGGTTCTGTTAATACTATGTTAAAAACTGTTTTCATGgtgtatattgaaataaaatataaacttgtaTAAAACCATAGTCCAATCCAAATACCggaacttattaaattaaaaatattatccagTGGAGGGTCTTCCAAATATAAACTGTACACCTCAGACACCACATTTCTAGGCTTATTACCCCATACATAGTAAAAAATGCAATAGTATATTACCGGTGTTACAGAATGTTGAAATCCCATTGCCACTATATTACTTATCACAAGTTTAATCTGCTGAAATTTTTCCTGATAAATATGAGGAAATGTCAGTACTGTAGCACTAAACAAGTGGGCAGTAGTAAAGTAGTACAATCCCATCCACATTCCTCCAAATTGCAGAAATAGACTTTGTTCTGCCAGGCATTGCCCATCATAAGTGTCACACTTCTTCTTCAAGATATTAAAGTTGCTTTTAGCCAATGAAGAATATAAACTCATAGTGAAATAACCATTCAGAGCATAAAGAGTGCTGAATATAATGTTTtgtacagaaaaaatatttaaaaacattgagAATCTTGTAAAGTATTTTGGTACAGGAACCGAGAAATAACTCCCATATAAATATGCTTGAAAGAATGATACTAGTCCGAGGAGTATAGCATTTAATGCCATTTTCCAgctaaaaatatcattaaatgtaGAAGTTATCCATGATATCGGGTGAATTAAATCGACTTGAATAAAAAACACTAAAACAATGGCAAGAGAAATTTGTAAAGTTATATTCCATACTACTGCCTTTACTAAACGCTGCGAAAATATTTCACTTTTTGTTTCCATACTGACTAATAGGTTACTTTTAGTTCAAAGATTTCTCCATATATTTTGTCAACGAAGTACAATGAATTACTTTCTTGATcctttaaataattgttctaCTATTTATTCTTCTTAGTCTTGATACCTCTATGCTCACAAAAAACTGTacttagttaaattataatattgttttactaaTGCATTTCAGTGCAagagatataaattttaaaatgtttcggCTTGCAACCGCCGTATGTCAAACTGTCAGTCTAACATTCTTCTATAATTAGAAACCGGTggaaatataaaacgaaaatattcaacaaatatatattgggtaacatttatcaattatatgaaaatagtatttattattgatagtaaataaatgtttaataatttaatgttccTAGGTAATCATTTGTTATTTCGTATCCTGGGATataaaacaacataataaaCTTGAATTGAATCAGTGTTATacctatttatttctataaataagaaaaataatacaaattctataattaaagattttttttcattaattatcttATATGATTTTATCAgggaaataaatgtttatagtcAGTCTGTGGGAATAGATTTgtcactattttattatttatttagtagctTTTGACTTTTTGCGACATTTATGCCCCAGAAGGTGCTcgtattttactataaaatcgTAAGACCAGTGATTCCACgatattaaatgaaatctaTGAAATGTTAAGTGAAGAGTGCTTTATAAAAATGCCAAGAAATGTTTCTAAAAATACTAGACCTACGCCTAAAATCGTCGCGTAAACAAGTGCCCTACATTTCATACTTTTTCTCAAATGGAAGAAAGTTTCGTATTTGTACTTCTTTATAAAGgatcataataataaacttgTGATGGGTAATATTATCGGGCTCTGTGGTATCAAAATCGATTGAATAActattatgtatacattaatAGAGATAGCTTTGAGCTTAGCAGTGCTAGCCACTTTTGTCACTGTCCTATCAGGATGCGTTTGTGGCTGCAAGAACTCCAAccaaaagtaagtattaatctTTAAgtgaaaacaatttcaattataacATATCTTTACTACACACGATTTcttacatatctatatatacaattgtatgAGTGATTGTAAAACTTCACCtaaacatatgtatttcattaaaattaatagtgaTGTAAAATATGAAAGCAGTTATTCATGTAATTTGTCTATTAAATATCTACTTTTATAGAAcacatatatttcaaattataatataattataaacaattaaacattacaACTAATATACAGCAGGGtcttaatatcaaaataatattttaagtaggtTCAGATACAAATTAACTACCCAG is part of the Vanessa cardui chromosome 14, ilVanCard2.1, whole genome shotgun sequence genome and encodes:
- the LOC124535262 gene encoding nucleoporin NDC1, with protein sequence METKSEIFSQRLVKAVVWNITLQISLAIVLVFFIQVDLIHPISWITSTFNDIFSWKMALNAILLGLVSFFQAYLYGSYFSVPVPKYFTRFSMFLNIFSVQNIIFSTLYALNGYFTMSLYSSLAKSNFNILKKKCDTYDGQCLAEQSLFLQFGGMWMGLYYFTTAHLFSATVLTFPHIYQEKFQQIKLVISNIVAMGFQHSVTPVIYYCIFYYVWGNKPRNVVSEVYSLYLEDPPLDNIFNLISSGIWIGLWFYTSLYFISIYTMKTVFNIVLTEPMKFPIEGDNQFTLNNALSQRLQFTGYLGAQDLKYMSLMDYARRSQIFTLSQPGGHPRNWNNLLEKCLQMINQFNSELDKINNDSHSVEAENTNSRKTFNAIAPVTPPSVYSRSLRNMAQSPHLLELKDHNKNEVDDTFATAMKLEFKNFLVKLSQKPGINYFFGELVDTKLKFILIQAQPVIWTCEGLAYIVSASLKEDKYGVVQNDLPIVLSTLIYLKQNLDKLTKAGLVPRKHILNDVLAVKIRNALLSSVKRSLYKIIMTFSKFIHEIPLEPDVQIAVQSFLSCKEA